The following proteins are co-located in the Spirochaetaceae bacterium genome:
- a CDS encoding type II toxin-antitoxin system death-on-curing family toxin, with protein sequence METPRFLTLAEVLSILRDQTTRYGGVFGVRDLGLVSSAIAVPQASFGGQYLHGDLLEMAAAYAYHLCQNHPFIDGNKRVALAAALVFLDLNGVQLSDHEGRLYPLMMAVARGEKDKSAIAHTFRELAGQ encoded by the coding sequence ATGGAGACACCTCGATTCCTTACCCTCGCCGAGGTCCTGTCGATTCTGCGCGACCAGACGACGCGGTATGGAGGTGTGTTCGGCGTACGCGACCTGGGATTGGTCAGTTCTGCGATCGCGGTCCCGCAAGCTTCATTCGGCGGCCAGTATCTTCACGGCGATCTGCTGGAGATGGCTGCCGCGTACGCGTATCACCTGTGTCAGAACCATCCGTTCATCGATGGCAACAAACGCGTGGCGTTGGCGGCGGCGCTCGTGTTTCTCGATCTCAACGGAGTACAACTCAGCGATCACGAAGGCAGGCTCTATCCACTCATGATGGCGGTCGCCCGTGGCGAGAAGGACAAGTCCGCCATCGCCCACACGTTCCGCGAATTGGCTGGCCAATGA